Proteins found in one Streptomyces sp. NBC_00461 genomic segment:
- a CDS encoding alpha/beta fold hydrolase yields MTVPNTSAHAKVNGLEMYYETHGSAEAARRPLVLLHGGVHTIGLSFAAVLPALAADRRVVAPELQAHGHTADTDREMTVANLASDVVALLDELGLEQADFIGFSLGGLTALEIAVRHPERVGRLVLAATQYQQDGYHDEVRAPDYTSPRLPSEADFQEMAEAYAAVAPHPEHFQDFLAKVTGAAHSPLPWTADDLRGLAAPTLLVVGDTDFVRVEHAAEMQALIPGARLAVLPATTHVALMRRTSLLVPLLTEFLD; encoded by the coding sequence ATGACCGTGCCGAACACTTCCGCCCACGCCAAGGTCAACGGCCTGGAGATGTACTACGAGACCCACGGCTCCGCAGAGGCCGCCCGGCGCCCGCTGGTGCTGCTGCACGGCGGGGTCCATACCATCGGCCTGTCCTTCGCCGCCGTGCTGCCCGCCCTGGCCGCGGACCGCCGTGTCGTGGCGCCCGAGTTGCAGGCACACGGCCACACGGCCGACACCGACCGCGAGATGACGGTGGCGAACCTGGCCTCGGACGTCGTGGCGCTGCTCGACGAACTCGGCCTCGAGCAGGCCGACTTCATCGGCTTCAGCCTCGGCGGGCTGACCGCGCTGGAGATCGCGGTGCGCCACCCCGAGCGCGTCGGACGGCTGGTGCTCGCCGCCACCCAGTACCAACAGGACGGCTACCACGACGAGGTCCGCGCACCCGACTACACCTCTCCCCGGTTGCCCAGCGAGGCGGACTTCCAGGAGATGGCCGAGGCCTACGCCGCTGTCGCGCCCCATCCCGAGCACTTCCAGGACTTCCTCGCGAAGGTCACGGGCGCGGCCCACTCCCCGCTGCCCTGGACGGCCGACGACCTGCGCGGCCTTGCCGCGCCCACGCTGCTGGTCGTCGGCGATACCGACTTCGTACGCGTGGAGCACGCGGCCGAGATGCAGGCGCTGATCCCCGGGGCGCGGCTGGCCGTCCTGCCGGCCACCACGCATGTGGCCCTGATGCGGCGCACGTCCCTGCTCGTGCCGCTGCTGACCGAGTTCCTGGACTGA
- the mptB gene encoding polyprenol phosphomannose-dependent alpha 1,6 mannosyltransferase MptB codes for MAFPVDLRRCQVLGLAGTAFLALGGETSGALPVRDLLAPANARAALGLVGVYFGVVLLIAAWVLLGRLVRSAEPPTPRELLLVLAVWAAPLLLAPPLFSRDVYSYLAQGAMVDAHMDVYAHGPAQLGGPLADEVAPLWRQTGAPYGPVFLAVASALSGLTRGELPAGLVGMRLVALLGVALMAAALPRLARHSGADPAAALWLGALNPLVLLHLVAGAHNDAIMLGLLGVGLVAALGRWPVLGAVLVTLAALVKAPAVLGLAAVVVLQVRAGRHPAKAVLSTAVAAAATTVAATALAGTGYGWIGALDTPVSSHNWALTSLLGRATGAMLEDLGSDFAPLALPAWHMLGLAVTALLVAAIWWRLRPRPVYALGLSLAAVAAFGPAIRPWYALWGLFLIAAAAPTTSVRQRVAAVTGVLALATLPSGGPADSGQLMLAVSGGALAVVVLWQVHQAAQAPALERTA; via the coding sequence ATGGCTTTTCCCGTCGATCTCCGTCGCTGTCAGGTCCTGGGCCTGGCCGGCACCGCCTTCCTCGCCCTCGGAGGTGAGACGTCCGGTGCCCTGCCCGTCCGGGACCTCCTGGCCCCGGCCAACGCCCGCGCGGCCCTGGGCCTGGTCGGGGTGTACTTCGGTGTCGTCCTGCTGATAGCCGCCTGGGTGCTGCTCGGGCGGCTCGTGCGCAGCGCCGAGCCGCCCACCCCGCGCGAGCTGCTGCTGGTGCTCGCCGTCTGGGCCGCACCGCTGCTCCTCGCCCCACCCCTGTTCAGCCGCGACGTCTACAGCTACCTCGCGCAGGGCGCGATGGTCGACGCCCACATGGACGTCTACGCGCACGGGCCCGCCCAGCTCGGCGGCCCGCTCGCCGACGAGGTCGCCCCGCTGTGGCGGCAGACCGGTGCCCCGTACGGTCCTGTGTTCCTCGCCGTCGCCTCCGCGCTGTCCGGACTGACCCGCGGTGAACTTCCCGCCGGTCTGGTCGGGATGCGGCTGGTCGCCCTGCTCGGCGTGGCGCTGATGGCGGCCGCGCTGCCCCGGCTCGCCCGGCACAGCGGCGCCGATCCGGCCGCCGCGCTCTGGCTCGGCGCCCTCAACCCGCTGGTCCTGCTCCACCTGGTCGCGGGCGCCCACAACGACGCCATCATGCTCGGCCTGCTCGGCGTCGGCCTGGTCGCTGCCCTCGGCCGCTGGCCGGTGCTGGGTGCCGTACTCGTCACACTCGCCGCGCTGGTCAAGGCGCCCGCCGTGCTCGGGCTCGCCGCGGTCGTCGTCCTCCAGGTGCGCGCCGGGCGACATCCGGCGAAGGCCGTCCTGTCGACCGCCGTCGCAGCCGCGGCCACCACGGTCGCCGCGACGGCCCTCGCCGGAACGGGCTACGGCTGGATAGGCGCCCTCGACACCCCGGTCTCCTCGCACAACTGGGCCCTCACCAGCCTCCTCGGACGTGCCACCGGAGCCATGCTGGAAGACCTCGGCAGCGACTTCGCGCCCCTCGCCCTCCCGGCCTGGCACATGCTCGGCCTCGCGGTCACCGCTCTGCTGGTGGCGGCCATATGGTGGCGACTGCGCCCCCGCCCGGTGTACGCGCTGGGCCTGAGCCTCGCCGCCGTGGCCGCCTTCGGCCCGGCGATCCGCCCCTGGTACGCCCTGTGGGGCCTGTTCCTCATCGCCGCCGCGGCACCCACCACCTCGGTACGGCAACGTGTGGCGGCCGTGACGGGAGTGCTCGCGCTCGCCACCCTGCCGAGCGGCGGACCGGCCGACAGCGGGCAGTTGATGCTGGCCGTCTCCGGCGGTGCGCTGGCCGTGGTCGTCCTGTGGCAGGTCCACCAGGCGGCCCAGGCACCCGCGCTGGAGAGGACCGCATGA
- a CDS encoding glycosyltransferase 87 family protein: MTPPRTDRGRLLLVLAVAAAVTVFTATVPLLRDWFDLRVYYGAVNSWIHHGGRIYDYQVPGTTYGFTYPPFAAVSMLPMALVGLRTAIVGSLLLNLAALALVLHVLTDGAWRRYGWFGCALGASLLALFEPLRDTFSFGQVNLLLLALVLADAWLLSTGRERRAGLGIGLAAAIKLTPAVFIGLLLLARRWRAAAVATAVAAAATALAGWVAPDASRFYWTEALWDTSRVGRLDYVSNQSLQGILARLGDADRKVWAAAVLVVLGIWAWRTRRAVAAADWPAAFALTGLTACLVSPITWVHHLVWLLPSFAVLIRTGHARVAGALYAVLCTSVVWLWFHDASGIDGFLGSNTYTWITLGLLLWLPVGQLRGDTPPLPRSTSATAPAPSTAAPEMMPAAGHPGPPSGTTTATGVAWGPGRGLTRDPSSEPTGSTRPAASNPQSSSSRASS; this comes from the coding sequence ATGACCCCTCCCCGCACCGACCGCGGCCGGCTGCTCCTGGTCCTCGCCGTCGCCGCCGCCGTCACCGTCTTCACCGCGACCGTGCCGCTGCTGCGCGACTGGTTCGACCTGCGCGTCTACTACGGGGCCGTCAACAGCTGGATCCACCACGGCGGACGGATCTACGACTACCAGGTGCCGGGGACGACGTACGGGTTCACGTACCCGCCGTTCGCCGCCGTCAGCATGCTGCCCATGGCCCTCGTCGGTCTGCGCACCGCGATCGTCGGCTCCCTGCTGCTCAACCTGGCGGCCCTGGCACTGGTGCTGCACGTCCTGACCGACGGGGCATGGCGCCGCTACGGCTGGTTCGGCTGCGCCCTGGGCGCCAGTCTGCTCGCCCTGTTCGAACCACTCCGCGACACCTTCAGCTTCGGGCAGGTCAACCTTCTGCTGCTGGCCCTCGTGCTGGCCGACGCCTGGCTGCTCAGCACAGGGCGGGAACGACGGGCGGGCCTCGGCATCGGCCTCGCGGCCGCGATCAAACTGACCCCCGCTGTCTTCATCGGACTGCTCCTGCTCGCCCGCCGATGGCGTGCCGCCGCCGTCGCGACGGCCGTCGCGGCCGCGGCGACCGCGCTCGCCGGCTGGGTCGCGCCGGACGCCTCCCGCTTCTACTGGACCGAGGCCCTGTGGGACACCAGCCGTGTGGGCCGCCTCGACTACGTCTCCAACCAGTCGCTGCAGGGCATCCTGGCCCGCCTCGGTGATGCGGACCGCAAGGTCTGGGCCGCGGCCGTCCTGGTGGTCCTCGGCATCTGGGCCTGGCGGACCCGCCGGGCGGTCGCGGCGGCGGACTGGCCGGCCGCGTTCGCCCTCACCGGCCTGACCGCCTGCCTCGTCAGCCCCATCACCTGGGTGCACCACCTCGTGTGGCTGCTGCCGTCGTTCGCCGTGCTGATCCGCACCGGGCACGCGCGCGTGGCGGGCGCCCTGTACGCCGTGCTGTGCACCAGCGTGGTGTGGCTGTGGTTCCACGACGCGTCCGGCATCGACGGGTTCCTCGGCAGCAACACCTACACCTGGATCACCCTGGGCCTGCTGCTGTGGCTCCCGGTGGGTCAACTCCGCGGCGACACACCGCCCTTGCCCCGCAGCACCAGCGCCACGGCCCCGGCGCCCAGCACGGCGGCACCCGAGATGATGCCCGCCGCGGGCCATCCCGGCCCGCCGTCCGGGACGACGACGGCCACGGGAGTGGCCTGGGGCCCCGGCCGCGGTCTGACCCGCGACCCGTCCAGCGAGCCCACCGGTTCGACCCGGCCGGCGGCCTCGAACCCCCAGTCGAGCAGTTCGCGTGCCTCCTCGTAG
- a CDS encoding L-aspartate oxidase, whose product MVLVIGTGGAGLRAAIELAEAGVDVLAVGKRPKDDAHTALAAGGINAALATMDPEDSWQQHAADTLKESYLLADPRTVEIVTQGAARGIDDLERYGMAFAREEDGRISQRFFGAHKFRRTAFAGDYTGLEIQRTLIRRAEQLDIPVLEGVYITRLLVHDGAVFGAYGFDLTSGRRYLIHADAVILAAGGHTRIWRRTSSRRDENTGDSFRLAVEAGARLRDAELVQFHPSGIIEPENAAGTLVSEAARGEGGILRNALGERFMSRYDPARMELSTRDRVALASYTEIKEGRGTPKGGVWLDVSHLPRRTIMTRLPRVYQTLLDLQMLDITREPIEIAPTAHYSMGGVWVRPEDHSTDVRGLYAIGEASSGLHGANRLGGNSLIELLVFGRLTGRAAAAYSESLTAQPRSASAIAEARAEMDDLLAADGPENVRALQRAIRDTMTEHAGVVRDEEGLRAGLAELTVIEKRMDDVGVHPDIAGYQDLAHAFDLKSAALAARATLEAALERRETRGCHNRSDYPGMDPALRVNLVWSPSTGITRESIPAVPDEIATLMEEVSTEGKLAE is encoded by the coding sequence ATGGTGCTGGTGATCGGTACCGGCGGAGCCGGACTGCGAGCAGCGATCGAGCTGGCCGAGGCCGGCGTCGACGTCCTCGCGGTCGGCAAGCGCCCCAAGGACGACGCCCACACGGCACTTGCCGCCGGTGGCATCAACGCGGCCCTCGCCACCATGGATCCCGAGGACAGCTGGCAGCAGCACGCGGCGGACACCCTCAAGGAGAGCTATCTGCTGGCCGACCCTCGCACCGTCGAGATCGTCACGCAGGGCGCCGCCCGCGGCATCGACGACCTGGAACGCTACGGGATGGCCTTCGCCAGGGAAGAGGACGGCCGTATCTCGCAGCGATTCTTCGGCGCGCACAAGTTCCGGCGGACCGCCTTCGCGGGCGACTACACCGGCCTGGAGATCCAGCGCACGCTGATCAGGCGCGCGGAACAGCTCGACATCCCCGTACTCGAGGGCGTGTACATCACCAGGCTCCTGGTGCACGACGGAGCGGTCTTCGGTGCCTACGGCTTCGACCTCACGAGCGGCAGGCGCTACCTGATCCACGCCGACGCGGTCATTCTCGCTGCGGGCGGCCACACCCGGATCTGGCGGCGCACCTCCTCACGGCGCGACGAGAACACGGGCGACTCCTTCCGCCTGGCCGTGGAGGCCGGTGCCCGGCTGCGCGACGCCGAACTGGTCCAGTTCCATCCTTCCGGGATCATCGAGCCGGAGAACGCGGCCGGCACGCTGGTGAGCGAGGCCGCCCGGGGTGAGGGCGGGATCCTGCGCAATGCCCTCGGGGAGCGGTTCATGTCCCGCTACGACCCCGCACGCATGGAGCTGTCCACCCGCGACCGCGTGGCCCTGGCCTCCTACACGGAGATCAAGGAAGGGCGTGGGACCCCCAAGGGAGGCGTGTGGCTCGACGTCTCGCACCTGCCACGGCGGACGATCATGACGCGGCTCCCCCGCGTCTACCAGACTCTGCTGGACCTGCAGATGCTGGACATCACGCGCGAACCGATCGAGATCGCTCCCACCGCCCACTACTCGATGGGCGGGGTGTGGGTGCGTCCCGAGGACCACAGCACCGATGTGCGTGGCCTGTACGCCATCGGCGAGGCGTCGAGCGGGCTGCACGGCGCCAACCGCCTCGGCGGGAACAGCCTCATCGAACTGCTCGTCTTCGGCCGCCTCACGGGCCGGGCGGCGGCCGCCTATTCGGAGTCCCTGACCGCGCAGCCACGGTCGGCGTCGGCCATCGCCGAGGCCCGCGCCGAGATGGACGACCTCCTCGCCGCCGACGGGCCGGAGAACGTCCGTGCCCTGCAGCGTGCCATCCGCGACACCATGACGGAGCACGCCGGAGTCGTACGCGACGAAGAGGGCCTGCGCGCCGGGCTGGCGGAGCTCACGGTGATCGAGAAGAGGATGGACGACGTCGGTGTGCACCCGGACATCGCGGGCTATCAGGACCTCGCGCACGCCTTTGACCTCAAGTCCGCCGCGCTTGCCGCCCGCGCCACCCTCGAAGCGGCACTGGAGCGTCGTGAGACGCGTGGCTGTCACAACCGCAGCGACTATCCCGGGATGGATCCCGCGCTGCGGGTCAACCTCGTGTGGTCCCCGTCGACGGGCATCACCCGCGAGAGCATTCCGGCCGTCCCGGACGAGATCGCCACTCTGATGGAAGAGGTCTCGACCGAAGGAAAACTCGCCGAATAG
- a CDS encoding Ohr family peroxiredoxin, with protein MNEQFPLPELSTDKDVAGESFAPIYTTTVTVSGGEAAHGRASGKARSDDGVLDIDLRMPAELGGDGRGTNPEQLLAAGFAACFHGALSLVARQEALDPAAISIETTVAFGRDPEDGGYLLQVDLVVNWPGIDPDIAAPLLEQAGALCPYARMASRGTPTTITLDSHGRR; from the coding sequence TTGAACGAGCAGTTTCCGTTGCCCGAATTGTCGACCGACAAGGACGTCGCCGGCGAATCCTTCGCGCCCATCTACACGACCACGGTGACCGTGAGCGGCGGGGAGGCGGCTCACGGGCGCGCCTCGGGAAAAGCTCGCTCGGACGACGGTGTCCTGGACATCGACCTGCGCATGCCGGCAGAACTGGGAGGAGACGGACGGGGAACCAATCCCGAGCAGCTTCTCGCCGCCGGCTTCGCGGCCTGCTTCCACGGCGCACTGAGTCTGGTGGCACGGCAGGAGGCGCTCGATCCCGCCGCGATCTCCATTGAGACGACCGTGGCATTCGGGCGGGATCCGGAAGACGGCGGTTATCTGCTGCAGGTCGATCTGGTGGTCAACTGGCCGGGTATCGATCCAGATATCGCCGCTCCACTCCTGGAGCAGGCCGGTGCGCTGTGTCCCTACGCGCGGATGGCCTCGCGAGGAACGCCGACAACCATCACGCTTGATTCCCATGGACGGCGATAG
- a CDS encoding RNA polymerase sigma-70 factor — protein MRARDDADSLDKATRDFMAARPQLFGIAYRVLGSAAEAEDIVQDAWLRWQRTDRAEVLDPTAFLATITSRLAINLAQSARKRRESYTGPWLPEPVDTTADPQLGAERAEALDLAVLFLLEKLNPVERAAYVLREAFDYPYRQIADMLETNEANTRQLVSRARKHLAAERREPASPEAHRRLLEVFLAAAQTGDLSVLEGVLTADVVSYADGGGARGASRIPVVGRLRVAKYLAAFAPRFWPQSDVRWVEANGRPAVLVSADGNAVALLSAEVSTRGIERLMWVMNPEKLATYVASQAS, from the coding sequence ATGCGCGCCCGGGATGACGCTGACTCTCTCGACAAGGCAACGAGGGATTTCATGGCGGCGCGTCCCCAGCTCTTCGGCATCGCCTACCGCGTGCTGGGCAGCGCCGCGGAAGCCGAGGACATCGTGCAGGACGCGTGGCTGCGCTGGCAGAGGACCGACCGCGCCGAGGTTCTCGACCCGACCGCGTTCCTGGCCACGATCACCTCGCGGCTGGCGATCAACCTGGCCCAGTCCGCACGCAAGCGACGTGAGTCGTACACCGGACCCTGGCTGCCGGAACCGGTCGACACCACGGCAGACCCGCAACTGGGCGCGGAACGGGCGGAGGCGCTCGACCTGGCCGTCCTGTTCCTCCTCGAAAAGCTGAATCCCGTGGAACGGGCCGCGTATGTGCTGAGGGAAGCCTTCGACTATCCCTACCGGCAGATCGCGGACATGCTGGAGACGAACGAGGCCAATACGCGACAGCTGGTGAGCCGCGCCCGCAAACATCTGGCGGCGGAACGCCGGGAGCCCGCGAGCCCCGAAGCTCACCGGAGGCTGCTGGAGGTGTTCCTGGCCGCGGCGCAGACCGGCGATCTGTCGGTGCTCGAAGGCGTTCTCACGGCGGACGTGGTCAGCTACGCTGACGGCGGTGGGGCGCGCGGAGCATCCCGAATTCCGGTCGTCGGACGTCTGCGTGTCGCCAAATACCTTGCCGCCTTCGCCCCGCGCTTCTGGCCGCAGTCGGACGTCCGCTGGGTCGAGGCGAACGGCAGGCCGGCCGTTCTGGTCTCGGCCGACGGAAACGCTGTGGCTCTTTTGTCCGCCGAGGTGTCGACGCGCGGCATCGAACGCCTTATGTGGGTCATGAATCCGGAGAAACTGGCGACCTACGTGGCTTCGCAGGCCAGCTGA
- a CDS encoding carboxymuconolactone decarboxylase family protein, which yields MEPRLNFFGHPLAGKVLKHINSANKVVWDSTLPTTTQELVKIRASQINGCGFCTDMHTKDATAEGETAQRLNLVAAWREAKVFTEAERAALELAEQGTRTADAAGGVTDEAWENAAKHFDEDQLAALVSLIAVINAYNRVNIIVQQPAGDYQPGMFG from the coding sequence ATGGAACCGCGTCTCAACTTCTTCGGCCACCCCCTCGCGGGAAAGGTCCTGAAGCACATCAACTCTGCCAACAAGGTGGTGTGGGACTCGACCCTCCCGACCACGACGCAGGAACTGGTGAAGATCCGCGCAAGCCAGATCAACGGCTGTGGTTTCTGCACGGACATGCACACCAAGGACGCCACAGCCGAAGGCGAGACGGCGCAGCGCCTCAACCTGGTCGCGGCCTGGCGTGAGGCCAAGGTGTTCACCGAGGCCGAGCGCGCCGCCCTGGAGCTGGCCGAGCAGGGCACCCGCACCGCCGATGCGGCAGGCGGTGTCACCGACGAGGCCTGGGAGAACGCCGCGAAGCACTTCGACGAGGACCAGCTCGCAGCGCTGGTCTCCCTCATCGCGGTCATCAACGCGTACAACCGTGTGAACATCATCGTCCAGCAGCCCGCCGGCGACTACCAGCCCGGCATGTTCGGCTGA